Proteins encoded in a region of the Salipiger sp. CCB-MM3 genome:
- a CDS encoding MarR family winged helix-turn-helix transcriptional regulator — protein MSSPADALAISLFSELLTADQLLRNRLTRVLPNRMEISHFSVLNHLARVQGERSPAQLARSFHVTRGAMTNTLTKLEIAGYVHIRPDWDDARRKMVSISPAGNRAREAALAAMAPVISEMVRDLGADKVRAALPVLRELRLKLEAD, from the coding sequence ATGAGCTCGCCCGCCGACGCCCTCGCCATCTCGCTGTTCAGCGAGCTGCTGACCGCTGACCAGCTGCTGCGCAACCGGCTGACCCGCGTGCTGCCGAACCGCATGGAAATCTCGCATTTCTCGGTGCTCAACCATCTCGCAAGGGTGCAGGGGGAACGCAGCCCGGCGCAGTTGGCGCGCAGCTTCCACGTGACGCGCGGCGCGATGACCAACACGCTCACCAAGCTCGAGATAGCGGGCTATGTGCACATCAGGCCCGACTGGGATGACGCGCGGCGCAAGATGGTCTCGATCAGCCCCGCCGGGAATCGCGCCCGCGAGGCGGCGCTGGCGGCCATGGCGCCGGTGATCTCGGAAATGGTGCGCGATCTGGGGGCCGACAAAGTGCGCGCGGCGCTGCCTGTGCTGCGCGAATTGCGCCTCAAGCTCGAGGCCGACTGA
- a CDS encoding dicarboxylate/amino acid:cation symporter, with amino-acid sequence MSTASKKLSLTTKVMIGMGAGFALGVILNLLQIGWINEHVVGGFFGMVGRMFVNALQMLVVPLVFFSLICGVAGIGDIRILGRVGGKSFGLYLLTTGTAIAVAIIIALVVAPGSGFTIEGVDTSGVTGKDAPTVWETFAAIVPRNPVAAFASGEMLQIIFYTIILGMAALMLGERSTGFVDACEYMNELMMKVVEVVMAFAPYGVFCLIAKTFTEQGIGLFLPVITYVAVLVGALLLHLFVTLMLYLKVFSGLDPIMFMKKIRPAQIFAFSTASSNATIPVTLRAVTERMGVNNSVASFTVPFGATINMDGTAIMQGVATVFLANVYGIDLGVGGYLTVIGMAVLASIGTAGVPGVGMVMLTMVLGQVGLPIEGIALILGVDRLMDMIRTAVNITGDAVVTAIVAKTEGQIDMDVYRDPTAGVVIDDLHIDPEAEAELAAHARRPAE; translated from the coding sequence ATGAGCACTGCCAGCAAGAAACTCTCTTTGACGACCAAGGTGATGATCGGCATGGGTGCCGGTTTCGCACTGGGCGTCATCCTCAACCTTCTTCAGATCGGCTGGATCAACGAGCACGTCGTCGGCGGCTTCTTCGGCATGGTGGGGCGCATGTTCGTCAATGCCCTGCAGATGCTGGTGGTGCCGCTGGTGTTCTTCTCGCTGATCTGCGGCGTGGCCGGGATCGGCGACATCCGCATTCTTGGCCGCGTCGGCGGCAAGTCCTTCGGGCTCTACCTGCTGACCACCGGCACGGCCATCGCGGTGGCGATCATCATCGCGCTGGTGGTGGCACCGGGCAGCGGCTTTACCATCGAGGGCGTGGACACCTCGGGCGTGACCGGCAAGGACGCCCCAACGGTCTGGGAGACCTTCGCCGCCATCGTGCCGCGCAACCCGGTCGCGGCCTTCGCCAGCGGCGAGATGCTGCAGATCATCTTTTACACCATCATTCTGGGCATGGCCGCGCTGATGCTGGGCGAGCGTTCGACAGGGTTCGTCGATGCCTGCGAATACATGAACGAGCTGATGATGAAGGTGGTCGAGGTTGTCATGGCCTTTGCGCCCTATGGCGTCTTCTGCCTGATCGCGAAAACCTTCACCGAGCAGGGCATCGGGCTTTTCCTTCCGGTGATCACCTATGTGGCGGTTCTGGTGGGCGCGCTGCTGCTGCATCTCTTCGTGACGCTGATGCTCTACCTCAAGGTCTTCTCGGGCCTCGATCCCATCATGTTCATGAAGAAGATCCGCCCGGCGCAGATCTTCGCCTTCTCCACCGCCTCGTCGAACGCGACGATCCCCGTCACCCTGCGTGCGGTGACCGAGCGGATGGGGGTGAACAACTCGGTGGCGTCCTTCACCGTGCCCTTCGGCGCGACGATCAACATGGATGGCACGGCGATCATGCAGGGCGTGGCCACGGTGTTTCTGGCCAATGTCTACGGCATCGACCTTGGCGTCGGCGGCTATCTGACGGTGATCGGCATGGCGGTTCTGGCCTCCATCGGCACCGCGGGTGTGCCCGGCGTGGGCATGGTGATGCTGACCATGGTGCTGGGGCAGGTGGGGCTGCCGATCGAGGGCATCGCGCTGATCCTCGGCGTCGACCGTCTGATGGATATGATCCGCACCGCGGTGAACATCACCGGCGACGCGGTGGTCACCGCGATTGTCGCCAAGACCGAGGGTCAGATCGACATGGACGTCTACCGCGATCCGACGGCCGGTGTGGTGATCGACGATCTGCACATCGACCCCGAAGCCGAGGCCGAACTTGCGGCCCACGCACGGCGCCCGGCGGAGTAA
- the ubiG gene encoding bifunctional 2-polyprenyl-6-hydroxyphenol methylase/3-demethylubiquinol 3-O-methyltransferase UbiG has translation MTLTVDPSEVAKFEAMAAEWWDPNGKFKPLHMMNPVRLDYITTQIAGEYDRDLSAPRPFEGLRILDIGCGGGLLCEPMARLGAEIVGVDAAERNIPVAQTHAEQSGLEIDYRFSTAEALAEAGEQFDVVLNMEVVEHVADPQAYLDACCALLKPGGLHLCSTINRNAKSFAMAIVGAEWVMRWLPKGTHEWNKFITPDELYEFMRKAGLTPVDRKGYVFNPVSWRWSISDRDLTVNYVTAALKPES, from the coding sequence ATGACCCTGACCGTCGATCCGTCCGAAGTCGCCAAGTTCGAAGCCATGGCGGCAGAATGGTGGGACCCGAACGGAAAGTTCAAGCCGTTGCACATGATGAACCCGGTGCGTCTCGATTATATCACGACGCAGATCGCGGGCGAGTATGATCGCGACCTTTCCGCGCCGCGTCCCTTCGAAGGGCTGCGCATCCTCGACATCGGCTGCGGCGGCGGGCTTCTGTGCGAGCCGATGGCGCGTCTCGGGGCCGAGATCGTCGGCGTGGATGCCGCCGAGCGCAACATTCCGGTGGCGCAGACCCATGCCGAACAGTCGGGGCTGGAGATCGACTATCGCTTCTCCACCGCCGAGGCGCTGGCCGAAGCGGGCGAGCAGTTCGACGTGGTGCTGAACATGGAGGTGGTCGAGCATGTGGCCGATCCGCAGGCCTATCTCGATGCCTGCTGCGCGCTGCTGAAGCCCGGCGGGCTGCACCTGTGCTCGACGATCAACCGCAACGCCAAGAGCTTTGCCATGGCCATCGTCGGTGCCGAATGGGTGATGCGCTGGCTGCCGAAGGGCACGCATGAGTGGAACAAGTTCATCACGCCGGACGAGCTTTACGAATTCATGCGCAAGGCTGGGCTGACGCCGGTGGACCGCAAGGGCTATGTCTTCAACCCGGTGAGCTGGCGCTGGTCGATCTCGGACCGGGACCTGACGGTGAACTACGTCACGGCGGCGCTGAAACCCGAGAGCTGA